The genomic stretch AACACAACGAACTTCAATGTCTCCGCAACTGCATGCAtaataattaagaataaaaaaaaactttatgTATCACTTGACATAATTAGTATGGTAtttatttactttaatttaatttgatattttgttTACTATAAACTTATTATCGTAACTGCTTTGCTGTGCCCCTCAAAGAGGTAGTTGATGTTTCTTGACCCATAATCAAAGAAGTCGTAACACTCCTGCAATCCCATTGATCAAGAATTAGCACAAAAGAAATTAAAACCTAGTTCACAATAATgtagataaaaatattaaataattaatattagtatattaataaatattaatgtgattgttaatctatttttttataaattaaatacatatagtAATAAACTTGAAATTAATCAATATGATAAATAAATTATCTtctaataaaaaagatttttattcGAGTCTTCGAAATAGTGAAACATATTTTTCATGAATTATATTTATTGAAggttattttaagaaaaaaatatgcatatccctattgtatattttatatcctaataattattcaattatttaatataaaaacaaaattattgaTCTATAATAATAACAGTAAAGTAGTTGGTTAAATAgatagaaatataaaatattttattatttcaactaATTTTTGAACCAATTTGTGTTTGAGAATCAATTACCAAAATATATATGtagtataaaattattcaattcactaaaaaatgaagaataaactttaactaaataaatttttactaCAAGAAAAGAGAGCTATtttaatactttattttttaacaccataattaaatatcaaaattaatatatatttttgacaaatatcacaaatgtcaaattctctatattttttttatgaataatttGACCGTAGAAAATTACTTCTTAATTTTGACTCtcatttgttttcaatttactctactatttctcttcttctatgGGCTCAATTTTGACATCTTTCAGTTTGGGATCATACTACtcattctttattttcaaaatttcaatttattctTCAGTTTTAAGATCTCATCTCAttctttgttaaaaaattttgttgagAATATTTTATGGTTAATAAGtgtcaaaataaatagtattttttatggTTAATAAGTATCACAGAAAATATATTCTCAAGTTTTTCTgacaaattatttttgacagctaatatttatcaaaataagatttaaacttttttcacaattacttatatgttaaaaatactatttttgacaaaacttttattaacatattttcatagttaaaataatgtcaaaatttatttttttgataaattttaattctttttctaCACATATAAtcctaaaaaaataatctatattGTTGTAGTGTTTGTAATCGAATAATATCACGcaatgttttttttaattaaattgattttacatatatttttatcttttttgggataaaatttaataaaaaaaagtttattattgtataagattaaatttaataaaataaaattttgacgCCAAAtttagtaagataattcttattttaatataGAGGCAAGCATAATTTTACATTAAAATCAATacacaaatattttttagaaaataaaaaaataaataagtccAAACCGTTTAATCCGTCAAACTGGTTATAAATAgtccaaattaaaaaataatagtctataattttatatgaaaataatagttaaaaatttaaaatatagatATTATTATGTAATCGATTTAATCCAATATATCAAATTATCTTATGATTGCGTGCATGCTTACTTGGTTAGACGTAGGTGTTGGTGGCGTAGGATGTCTCCAACGCCGAGAGCATCCAAGGCCTTCCAAGCATTAGTCCATGTTGTGAGTCCAAACCCATAAACTCTCAACTTCTCCGATGATTCTAACACCAAACTTGCCACACCCATcctaataataattaatcaattaattaaactTATTATAgtgtttaatttgaattaattagaATGAAGATGATACCTGTGAAGTCCTAAGGATGTTGCAAGGCCAGCAATTCCTGCTCCCACAATCACAATGTCCTCAACTATCATCTCCATTATTCTATCTTATCTCAAATTTTCACAATTCTAAGGTGCTTGTGTATGTGTAATGAAGCGCTTGCTTAATACATACgtacatatatacataatataatacAGGAGTAGGACCAATAATAATAGTGCCTTGAATTCacatgcatatatataatagtaccattatttcattttcttattattagtagCAGTTTTCTTCATGATGTCAGTAAAATAGtagattaattattaattaagtaaatttagactttaatttcttatttgttttatttaatgttTTGTTGAAATAGTAAACTTTTTAGTACCAATCCAAACTTGAAACAGAGAGCGGAGCATCATATGAATCTCTTGAACATCGTGTTGATTCAGACAACTGCAAAGAGAGGACAAAAAAGATAGAAGAGTGATCTCATTATTGTTATAGTTTTTGTTTGTTCACTTTCTTGACAGGGTAAGGTGAATAATCGACACGTGCTGTGTATCGTGTTCAGGAACATTGAAAAGTATCACGGACcattatttttggaattttttattttattaaatacaataaatataatatttatcgaaataaatatttttacgAATATTTACGGATTTAAATTTGACAAGTCAGACTGACACGTGTATCTCTCGTTTACATTgtaaatgatatatatatatatatatatatatatatatatatatatatatatatatatatataaaagataaatattcaGCATCTATGAAATGATGTGTAATTCTTGGTATTATTTACACACATTTTATGTCCTTTcactatctttttttttttgtctcaaAAACAAAGATGAATGGCCAGTAACAATCCATTCATAGTTGTGCTTCTTTATCCAAATTGTTGTATGAGAAATGGCGACAATGCACAATGGGATGACATTTGAATGTCAGGATCCGATATTGTTTCACACTCAGCGTGTGGAACGTTGTCGGATTtgaagagtttgatattgagcaaGTTCGGTGGAACACAAGCGAGGGAAATCGGAAGAGTGGCATATAGGTTGTTGGCACCCATGGAAAATGGAGTATTTCGGTTTCGACTATTCCGACTTCACGAGGACGAGCATGTGCGACTGATGATTGACATTCATGGGAGGATCATGTGTGAACAGGTAATGGAGCTGTCCGCCGAGGTGGGTCACGGTGGTAGTGGGGGTTTCGCACACGAAACATATGTGCAGGACGACCGACCTCTCGCACCACCGCCCATTCATGTCGTTATTCCGGAGCATGAGGCAGAGGAGGGTGAGGAGGATTCGGATGAGGATTACGTGGTGGACAGTGGGGATAGTGAGTCTTCCGATAGTGGCGATGGGGATGAGTTTTTGCCGGAGACACCTGTAGGGGCTGTGCCACGCCATGTGCTGCCTCCACCTTACCCGATTTCGGCGCTATCGGCTGTGCCAAGTCACTATCACAGTCTAGATCTGGACGCCATGCATGAGAGGATCCCGATTTGTGACACCTATGGAATGGATTACAACCTAGACGGCAGTGTGGAGTTTCGGGTCAGACACAGGTTCAGAAGCCGAGAGGCGGTGCTTCAAGGTATGAAGAACTACAGTATTCGCATGAATGCTGAGTACCGGGTGATCGAGTCCGACCGGTTAAAGTACCATGTGTAGTGCCGTCAAGCCGACAGTGGGTGTCAATAGAGCCTCTGTGTGACCCTTCGTCAGAATCTCGGATACTAGTAAGTTCAAGTTTAATTGTGAATTTCAGTAGTTTtgtatgatattttattttggttataGATGTTGTGtaagaataaattttttgttgtgATTAGGGAGGTTCGGAGGTTTGGTGGACCACACAGCTGTCTGGCACCCATCATGTCTCAAGACCATCGCAAGTTAGATAGCAGTCTCATCTACAAAGTCATCTTACCCTTGATTCAGTCCTACCCGTCTGTGAGTATCCCGGTCTTGCAAGTTGCGGTCCAAGCAAGCTATCACTTAAAATCCTCATACAGAAAGGTGTGGATGACAAAGCAGAAGGCAATTGCACAGATCTACGGTGATTGAGAAGAGTCGTACAACAAGGTGGCGAAACTGTTTCAGGCACTGCAGAGCTGTTTTTCCGGCACCATATGTGACCTACGCGTCAAACCGTACTACGAAGAACACCTCATGGTGCGCAACTGATGCATGTTCGACAAAGTATTTTGGGCTTTGCCGTCATGTGTCGAGGCCTTCAAGCATTGCAAGCCATTTGTCTCTGTAGACGGCATGCATCTGTATGGCAAGTATAGTGGAGTTTTGCTTATAGCAGTGGCGCAAGACGAGAACAGCAATATACTGCCaattgcttttttcattgttgaGTCTGAGAGCACCGAGTCATGGTCGTTCTTTCTTACTAATTTGAGACGCCATGTCACCCCACAAGACGACTTACTAGTTATATCAGACAGATCTCAGGCCATCAAGACCGCCCTAAGCTCCGATGATAATGGGTGGCATCCCCCTGGCCATATGCTAATCCCTGCTCTACTGCTGCAATCCAACCAACCTAACACATCGCAGGAGAGCATATACGATTCGTTAAGTAACATACCAAAAGATTTGACAAAATTATTTAACTCAAATGCATAAAAAGACATTTCTCACCTCGCAACCAGCGGATACTGGTAGACCCCTCTATCTGGTGGACACCATTAGAAAAATCTCTGATAGATCCAGGACATCAACAACGAAGTGCAGCCAGCGATATCCGTGACGCCCTACTGAGCCGCCAAAAAAAGGGACTGATACATCCAGGCCAGCACAGCCGAGCCCCAGAAAAATGCTCTACACTCCGTAAAGTCCCGAAGCAACGGTAGCCAACAAAGGTGCACCAAATTATTGGACTTGTCCGTCATCAGATACCCTCCGATCAGTAACATGATATAACATTTGGCGTACTGTCGGAGGGTCTTGGGATTGTCTGTCTAGGGCATCTGGCTGACACGATCTCGTAGCCATACAAGCTTCAGCGTGAACGACTCCTTCCTCTGCGCTGCCTGCTGTGCTGCCACGGGAGTCTTGGCGCTAAGGAGCTGTTCCACCAACGCCCACGTCTCCGTATGGTACCACCTACCAAAGTCACGGAGGCACCCTCGATGGGGTTACCGTGTGCGCATAGGCCAAGTTGGTATGCCACGTCCTGCAGGATGATAGTGACCTCCCCCCACGGGAGATGAAATGTATGCGTCTCTGGACGCCATCGCTCCACCAGTGCCGAAATCAGAGAATTGTGAAAGGTAAATCCCTGAGGGGCATGGTGTTGCCGAATCCGGCCTCAACCAGATACGGGACGATGGCGTCCGGTGGAGGTAAAGTACAGCTAACTCGCAGGGATAGTAGGAGGCGAGGCCTCTGAAGAATgacaaacaaaaatattttagcCTTAAGAATACAGTATTTCAACTTTCTAGCCTACACATGTCTCTACATTACATATTTGATAATAGGCAAATTCGAACTACAACATTATAACTACTAACAACATAGCACAGGAATAACAGAGTTccaaactaataatatttatgtCATACCAACCTAGCACAAGCGGATAGAGTTCTAAATTCGGCCTACAAACCTAACTCCTAACTCATATACCAACGTTCTAGATCTTCATGACTACCCTAACAATGGCAACATCATTAAATTTAACAACCATAACGAAACTAACCTGGAAGTCGGCCGCCCCGGTGTAATGTGTTGTCTCGTTCAGCTTGTTTATGTCCCCGTCATTTTCCACTTGGCGTGCCATCACCGCTTGGGTCAAAGGTATAGTCGGAAAGGGTTAAAAGAGGGGAGAAATTAAAGATGTTGATAAAGTCAAATTGGAGCCCGGAACTAAGCTATAAACAACTTCTATATATAGACGCGTACGGgtcatatctcgtttacagtgtaaacgagatgaCATTGTGCATATCTCATTTACAGTGTAAATAAGATATACACGTGTCATGTTGACGTGTCATATCTAGTTTACAGTGTAGACGAGATATACGCAATGTCATatcgtttacactataaacgagatatattaaaaaaatttaaatcgataattttttgtaaaaatatttatttattaaaataaaaaattcttatttttgtaaaatttagCTATTATTCAATCAAGAAGTATTTTTATTCCGTTATAATATGGAAGGTCTCTTGCACattgttgaaaaaaaaaaatacgaTAACATAAATAGATATCTCTCACCCTCCTCTCCAAGGTATTAGGTGGATCTCTCAACTTCTAACCTCTTGTTGACGATTAACATGGTTCTATATTTGTAGTTTTATTGATAAAGATTATGAAATTTCACCTCTTTAAGAACACGActcttttatttgatttgtcTGATTTTTAAATTGTCAGTGTTGCTGCTGTTTCACACTTTTTTAAGAATAGAATGAAGATCTCGattaatgaaaaatataatGCTCTTACTGAttttgctaattttttttactcttatatacaaattctttttttttttttgttgcttaTTCGTTTTCAGCTGTAGAACAATTCACAACTTCATTTTCTCACTCTATATCAATAGTGGaatcaattttaaaagaatagaatattaaaa from Arachis stenosperma cultivar V10309 chromosome 9, arast.V10309.gnm1.PFL2, whole genome shotgun sequence encodes the following:
- the LOC130950289 gene encoding uncharacterized protein LOC130950289, which codes for MSGSDIVSHSACGTLSDLKSLILSKFGGTQAREIGRVAYRLLAPMENGVFRFRLFRLHEDEHVRLMIDIHGRIMCEQVMELSAEVGHGGSGGFAHETYVQDDRPLAPPPIHVVIPEHEAEEGEEDSDEDYVVDSGDSESSDSGDGDEFLPETPVGAVPRHVLPPPYPISALSAVPSHYHSLDLDAMHERIPICDTYGMDYNLDGSVEFRVRHRFRSREAVLQGMKNYSIRMNAEYRVIESDRLKEVRRFGGPHSCLAPIMSQDHRKLDSSLIYKVILPLIQSYPSVSIPVLQVAVQASYHLKSSYRKVWMTKQKAIAQIYGD